In the Herpetosiphon gulosus genome, TTGCAGATACAACGAGGCAGTTTGGGGATCGAAGCTACTAGGGATGCCTTTGATCACGCCACTTTGATCGACAAAGCCAATTTTGAGCTTGCCCGACAAAATATCTTCGCTGATTTTGGCTGGGTCGCCTAAACCTGGTACGGCAAAACCATCACGATTATTATTGGCATCAGAACGACCCAAAAAGCTAATCACCGCAATCATCAAGGGCATGCCAAACACAGCTAGCCAAAAGGTTGGTTTGCGAATATGTTTGATAAACTCATTTTGGGCGACGCTTAACATTTTATTCGCCATGCTGACCTCCCAAGCTCAAAGCGCGGCGTACATCGGCCCACGAAAGCCGTTTGCCATAGCGCAACATCCCAACCCGCACAATCCGCGCTGAAAGCCAAATCATAAAAATCGCCATGCCAATCAGCAATAATACCGAGAGGCCAATTTGCCAAGCCGGCACGCTGATCAAGGCCACTCGTTGCATCATCACAATTGGCGAGGTGAAGGGGAAGAGGCTCAAGAATAGCGCTAAGGGGCCGTTGGGGCTTTCGATAATCAAGGTAATAAACCAGACTGGCGAAATCATCAACAGCGAGATAATCCCTGAGAATTGTTGGCCTTCTTGAACTGCCGAAACGCCAGCGCCGATTGCGCCTAGTGCACCTGCGACCATCAAATAGGCTGGGATGAACATCACCACGCCAATTAGTAATACATTGGTTGGTAAGGTCAAATTGGCCATGCCTTCAATATTGGCGCGAGCAATCGTAAAGCCGAGCAAGGCAGTTCCGACCCAGATGCTAATTTGGGTTAAGCCAACCAAGCCTAGCCCGACAATTTTGCCCATCATCAACTCGAATGGGCGCATTGAGGTTGCTAAAATCTCCATCACCCGCGATTCTTTTTCTTCGACCAAGGCGG is a window encoding:
- a CDS encoding ABC transporter permease, which gives rise to MSKAKWWTIAAHEYAVHAKRKGFLIATFGTPLLLAAIFAAIFAFIVFGDQSNSLGVVDQAGISNQLPATVTITDTLRKDVAIIRFSDENLAKTALSNQEIDGYLVIPSDYLQTGALRGVADEGNLSSDAQGRLKDYMQKALISHQAPLDNQRALEPIDQVYNRKPNSDVEISEGQSILLFFTPYIFGIFFFITVFSSSAYLMTALVEEKESRVMEILATSMRPFELMMGKIVGLGLVGLTQISIWVGTALLGFTIARANIEGMANLTLPTNVLLIGVVMFIPAYLMVAGALGAIGAGVSAVQEGQQFSGIISLLMISPVWFITLIIESPNGPLALFLSLFPFTSPIVMMQRVALISVPAWQIGLSVLLLIGMAIFMIWLSARIVRVGMLRYGKRLSWADVRRALSLGGQHGE